The following are encoded in a window of Microvirga ossetica genomic DNA:
- a CDS encoding IS110 family transposase, which yields MKHYAGLDVSVKETSVCIVDETGRICRETKVPSHPDDLAQVLHDPAWRLERIGLEAGPLSQWLFSGLAEAGLPIVCIETRHTKAFLKAQVNKSDRNDARGIAQMMRVNLFRPVHVKTLTSQKRRALLTARKLLQEKAIAFENDIRGLLRNFGLKVGIVGAAKFDIRIRELLDCLPDLAEIIEPLLASRRKLREEFERLHRKLLSIVRDDGVCRRLMTIPGVGPVVALAYASTIDVPARFRNSKAVGASLGLTPVLHQSGESNRIGRVSLCGDGMMRTLLYEAAQVMLTNVHVKWSWLKAWAMNIAKRRGGRKAIVALARRLGVIMHRIWSDGTVFRWTRESIPAAV from the coding sequence ATGAAGCACTATGCTGGACTGGACGTCTCGGTGAAAGAGACGTCGGTGTGCATTGTGGATGAAACGGGTAGGATCTGTCGCGAGACAAAGGTGCCGAGCCACCCAGACGATCTCGCGCAAGTCCTCCACGATCCTGCTTGGCGGCTCGAGCGGATCGGCCTTGAGGCTGGCCCTTTGTCGCAATGGCTGTTCAGTGGGCTTGCAGAAGCCGGTCTGCCTATCGTCTGCATCGAGACCCGCCATACGAAGGCATTCCTCAAGGCACAGGTGAACAAGAGTGACCGCAACGACGCACGTGGCATTGCGCAGATGATGCGGGTGAATCTGTTCCGACCGGTTCATGTAAAAACCCTGACCAGCCAAAAGCGGCGCGCCCTCCTGACCGCCCGCAAGTTGCTGCAGGAGAAGGCGATTGCATTTGAGAATGATATTCGCGGCCTGCTGCGCAACTTCGGCCTCAAAGTCGGCATCGTTGGCGCAGCCAAATTCGACATCCGCATTCGCGAACTCCTTGACTGTCTGCCTGACCTGGCAGAGATCATAGAGCCGCTGCTGGCCAGCCGGCGAAAGCTTCGAGAGGAGTTCGAGCGTCTTCATCGAAAGCTGCTATCGATTGTCCGCGACGACGGTGTTTGTCGACGCCTGATGACCATTCCAGGGGTCGGTCCCGTTGTCGCTTTAGCCTATGCCAGTACTATCGACGTTCCGGCTCGCTTCCGGAACTCCAAAGCCGTGGGTGCCTCCCTGGGGTTAACGCCGGTGCTTCATCAGTCGGGTGAGAGCAACCGGATCGGCCGCGTCTCCCTCTGCGGGGATGGCATGATGCGAACGCTGTTGTACGAAGCCGCTCAAGTCATGCTGACGAATGTTCACGTGAAGTGGTCGTGGTTGAAAGCATGGGCGATGAATATCGCCAAACGGCGTGGTGGGCGAAAAGCCATTGTTGCGCTGGCCCGGCGTCTGGGCGTGATCATGCACCGCATCTGGAGCGATGGCACCGTATTCCGCTGGACGAGGGAAAGCATACCCGCAGCTGTCTAA